The following is a genomic window from Lacibacter sp. H375.
CATTGCTGCCATCCTTGATCGTTAAGCCGGATGGTGTCATTACATGTGCATTGCCCACATTCTTATTATCATACACCTGTGTTGGCTGTGCATTGATCGCATCACCACTCACCAGGTCACTGCTCACCGTTGGTGTCTCATC
Proteins encoded in this region:
- a CDS encoding YDG domain-containing protein, coding for DETPTVSSDLVSGDAINAQPTQVYDNKNVGNAHVMTPSGLTIKDGSNADMTGNYNISYVTVSTGVITQKPITVTAVTDSKVYDGTTTS